The Brassica oleracea var. oleracea cultivar TO1000 chromosome C6, BOL, whole genome shotgun sequence genome includes a region encoding these proteins:
- the LOC106299806 gene encoding probable serine/threonine-protein kinase WNK11, whose amino-acid sequence MLLTFGNGRVSLKPRARENNDSDSSSSPIQSILMMPPSDPSDKDSKPFVETDPTGGYGRYDELLGSGAVKKVNRAFDQEEGIKVAWNQVKLSCFSDDPAVMERLYSEVRLLKSLKNSSIIALYKVWRDERSNTLNFITEICTSGNLREYRKKHRHVSMRALKKWSKHILKGLVYLHTHDPCIIHRDLNCSNVFVNGNIGQVKIGDLGLAAIVGKNHSAHSILGIPEFMASELYDEENDLRTRDGRDISPRLRDSQSRRKEKERRLNRDDSVFERGRESTFRSGSCRRGAASLATGVLHPIGGGRCRGAATSRFAAPGERSLRTTSNRIHILLQRNATKCL is encoded by the exons ATGCTTTTGACTTTTGGAAACGGAAGAGTTAGTTTGAAACCTAGAGCTAGAGAAAATAACGATTCCGATTCTTCATCCTCTCCGATTCAATCCATCTTAATG ATGCCTCCTTCCGATCCATCAGATAAGGACTCCAAGCCGTTTGTGGAAACAGATCCCACCGGCGGATACGGCCGTTACGACGAGCTCCTAGGCTCCGGCGCCGTCAAAAAAGTCAACAGAGCCTTTGACCAAGAGGAAGGCATCAAAGTCGCGTGGAACCAAGTCAAGCTCAGCTGTTTCTCCGACGATCCCGCTGTGATGGAAAGGCTTTACTCGGAGGTGAGGCTCCTCAAGAGCCTCAAGAACAGCAGCATCATCGCCTTGTACAAGGTGTGGAGAGACGAGAGGAGCAACACGCTGAACTTCATCACCGAGATTTGTACCTCGGGAAACTTGAGAGAGTATAGGAAGAAGCATAGACACGTGTCAATGAGAGCTTTGAAGAAGTGGTCTAAGCATATACTCAAGGGATTGGTTTATCTCCACACGCATGATCCTTGCATCATCCATAGAGATCTTAACTGCAGCAACGTTTTCGTTAATGGAAACATCGGTCAG GTTAAGATTGGCGATCTTGGATTGGCTGCAATCGTGGGGAAGAACCATTCAGCTCACTCGATCCTCGGGATACCAGAGTTCATGGCTTCTGAGCTATACGATGAGGAGAACGACCTACGAACACGCGACGGACGTGATATCTCTCCGCGGCTGAGGGATTCGCAGTCGAGAAGAAAGGAGAAGGAGAGAAGACTAAATCGAGACGATAGTGTTTTTGAGAGAGGAAGAGAAAGTACCTTTAGATCCGGATCCTGTAGACGTGGAGCAGCTAGCTTGGCGACTGGTGTCCTCCACCCCATCGGCGGAGGGAGATGCAGAGGTGCTGCCACTTCCAGATTCGCCGCTCCAGGAGAGCGGAGTCTTCGGACTACCTCTAACCGAATCCACATCCTTCTTCAACGTAACGCCACCAAATGCTTATGA